The window tctatcagaatcagaatcagaagggagcATATGTAGCAGGAAGGTGAGTATGACCTTCTGTATGACGGAGCGCAGCAGGGTggtgcagggggggagggactcTGCGGGGAGCGGGCTGGCCTCGGACTCCAACAGCTCGgtgatctccctctccctctgagacaggctctccttcagctcctccaggagGACTTTAGCTCCCTCCAGTGGCAGATCTGCATTGCTGCGACCCTGGGGCGAGCGAGGGATGGGAGGATACACTGGACTGGAGGATGGGTTCGTTTAGCTTCGATCCCAAATCGCATACAGTCACggatttgaacctggaaccTTTTGGTCTACAGCCCCAAAGCTAACCACTGAGCTTTTCCTTGCAAATGTGCTTGATCCAATCGCAATCAAGCCAGATCAGAGATGACCTCATGCTAACATGGAAGGTTGAAGGGTTCAAAGACTACCCAAAAATCCCCATGGCAACCAACTACCTGATCCACGTGACGGCACCGCTCACCTCGGTCTGCTCGGCGCCATGGCGACCATTCCCAGAGGGATCGCCAACCTCGAGGGGGAGCTCCGCCCCTTCCTCTGCATcctgctgtgatgtcatcaacaTTTCCTGGACTttccccacttcctgtctggccaTTTGGAGTTCCTGTAGCGCTAATCGGCATCACGGCAGATATCGACCACACAtgatacacaaagacacagacatacacacagtcagaagCATGCAGGACACCTGAGACTTGATGACGTTAAGTTACTAtgggaacgcacacacacacacacacatatgcacacacattgacacaccaacacacaccaaaacactcaaacacacatacaaactccCACACAGtcataccaacacacactcactagatGCCTGGTGACTGTGGAGCAGGTCTAGTTTGGAGGAGAACAGCTCCAGAATTTTGTTCtggggagaagaaaaaaaacatcattCATTCTCCCAGAGCAGCAGCTAACATGTCCTGTCACCTCCTTAAAGGTCCTCTCCTTCAAAACAATCAAAACAACTTCAGCTCTGCCCTGCTGCAGCCTGGCCAGTAGGGGGCTCCACAGGCCCTCCAGGGTATGCCTGCGACCATCtgaccttctctctctgccactgGAGAGCCTCgtccctggtcctcctcctttctgctgcattctcctcctccagcctctccttctctcgcctCAGGGCCTAGGCAGAGCCAGGGACACACCTAGAACACTCAACCACCACCCAGGAACACAGTCTGTTGGATATAACTCTCGTTTTAATCATAATTGGAAGggcggagggatggaggggtggaagtCCGGAGGGGTAGAGgtctggggtggaggggtgtaggggtggaggggtgggtggatggaggggtggaggtctgaaggggtggagggatagaggggtggagggatggagggatggaggggtggaggggtggaggggtggaggggtggagggatggaggggtggaggggtggaggactagaggggtggaggggtggaggtctagaggggtggaggggtggaggtgtagaggggtggaggggtggaggtctagaggggtggaggggtggtctagaggggtggaggtctggaggggtggaggggtggaggggtggacttctggaggggtggaggtctgCTCACAAtgactctctcctcccactgaGTATTCTTgttctccaccttctccttgTAGAGATCCAGGATTCTCTTCAGAGCATTCAGTTTACTCTGGTAGTGGGATCTGATCTTCTGGACTGTTCTGTCCTGAGGGTAGACACGTGGAGGTCAGGagtggcacatacacacacacacacacatacatacacacatctgcatgcacagacacgcacacacacacacagacacgggcacacccgcacaaacacacccacctgGTTTTCTCTTGAGGCGATGAGGAAATTCTCCTCCAGTTCCTGCACCATCTCCTCATGTCTGGTCTTCATGGCATGCATGTCCTCTGCTATCTATTGCCGGGAGGGACCATCAAGCATCCATCACTGGAAGTCATAGTGACCGGATCATGATGGAACACCAACAGTTACAATGACCTGCTCTGTTAGGTGGGAGTCAAATGATGTAAGGATTAAGGGGGGTGTGACGACGTGCTCAAACACGAGAACAGAATACACATCTCCAACGCAGTTCACACAATTGatatcatgtacacacacacacacacacacacacacacacagtagcattCTGCCACCTCTCTAAGCTTGAGGGCAACTCAACATGTGAGTACCGGGAAGGACACAAGATGACAATGACCTTCTTGTTTCCACCTTCCACAAACAGACTTTGCTTCTGTGTACAACAGAGTTAGCTCCACTGCAGTTTACCAATGGGATGCTAAGCTAACTCTACTGCAGTCTATAGTACCTTCGTTATGCTAAGCTAGATCGAGGCTACGTCAATCTACCTGTGTCATGCAGAGTTCAGCCGAGTCATAGGGAATGTAGATCTTCGCGTCCATCCTTCCTTCAGCTTCctggttcctctctctctcattggacGAAAATGTGTCTGACAGGAGCAAGATTGGAGCAGACCACCAGGAGACCTACTTGGCTAAATGTTTTCGTACACACTCGCGACATCATTGTTTGACCTGCGTCTGCCTTATTCTCTCTGTAACACCAAATCGTCCTCAGTCCAAAACTAACATGAGAACATTCTgactccatcccttcctcctttactccctccctcccttcctcctacaCTCACTTACTTCCTTcaccagggccgtacgcagggcccaaaaaatactgaggtcatgagtcagaacttctagacgGGTttgggggcatgctcccccggaatttttttaaattacattatttaaatatggccattttctcttattgagtcttaagcaacaacaaaaacagaaatacgaaaaaaaataccgaggacacgacctcggtgtcctcaatggtagttacggccctgtccTTCACCTTTCCCTCCTTCATactctccttctcatcctcctccctccttccttttcccctcctccttctcctcttctctcctctccgacTGCCCTTCTCACCCTACCAACCTCCTTAcctcgccctccctcctcctccacctctcccaccttccctccacctctctccttccctctctcctccctcccacctgggtCCTTGTTGCGGTCAGGTCCGATCCAGCGCCGAAACGCCTCCCACCGCCTCGACCACTGGGCCTTGGGCTCGACCACGGCTTCAATCACAAAGGTCACGGTGCAGATTAGAGGCTTGTCATTTCGCGTGGGAGGTCAGAGGAAGAGCTTCAATGATTTGGGCTGACACAAAGTTATTGTTACTCCTAAAATGTGAACAACATATGAATGGTATCAACGGTGTAATTATAAAAGAGTAAAAAAGGACTGTATTGTATGAGAAGATTCTTAACTGTAGGATCATATCCCACCATGCTACAAATCCAGAAGAATTTCAACTGTCAACTTTCAGATTTCATCCTACACATTACCCCCCAAAAAGACGTATGTTACAGTAAAATACGTATACTAAAAGGCTTTTGAAggaaacatacagtacagcatATTTGTTTGGAAAGCATCTTCTTTTTATTCAGTTTTAAAACATAGTTTACAGTGCACTGTCTATGGATTTTATTATGAGTGGGTTAACACGATTTATTGTCGATATTTAAAACACACTTTAATTGTCTGAGGAGACTGGTCCACAGAAAGCTTCCGTTTGAACTCAAGTTTCATTTAACATTTACACTTCAGATGGAATTAATAATGAATAGACATGCGGGATTTAGTTACTGTTTATAAAGACAGTAAGTTCAGACAGTaaaatatatctctctctctctgccaccctccctcccttcctcttttttaatctcttttctgtttcttttctttctgtcaGCGAGTGGAATGTGTTGTGTCATGTCGCGACTCTCCTCCCAGAAACACCTTGTTATGGAGACACAGATTGTATACAATCATTAGGAGACATCACAAGTAGGGAGTTCACTCTAGGGATGAATAGTGCTTACGTACTGCACATCCTCTGGTCTACACTCGTTTAAGGATGACAGCTAATAAACTTAGGCATCTTTAGTGAGCCTAAGCCTTTTTTtaatgtgtgtacagtatgggtTTAGGGTAGTGTTAGGTCTTCAGGACTGAGTAAACTCTCGTGATAGCATCATCTGAGTTAAGGTtgagggtgaggggtgaggatggATGTGTGGTCTGTTAGTCTGACCtcggtcctggtcctggtccaagtgtgtgttgtggacCGTGCACGGTTGCTGGTGAACCACCTCCTCTCGGAGGTCCGGCACGCTGCCCGGTAACTCCTCCACCAGCGACACGGTCACGGGGGCAGGGCGACCCCGCAGGGAGCCCACCGTGTCCTCGGGGCATGGGGACAGGGTGGTGGTTTCCCAAGCGCCTGAGCAACAGTAACGAGAAACAAAAGAGATTGAGGGAAGAAAATGAGATTttaagagcgagagagaggttgagggagagagagaacaaacgaATGAGaccgagatagagagagagaagaagacacagacagatagagagagagcttcagacaatgaaaaagagagaggtggagacggaGAGAATCATTGATCAGACTGCCAGACACACAgtaggtagacacacacagactgtccacacacatgcacacacagtcacatagatacaaactgtacacacactcacacatatgtatactctacacacacatgaacacacacttgCAGGCACGCATAAATGTACACAAACGTCCTACTGGAAGTCTGACTCCATCAAATAGAATAAACATCCTTGTTACATGGTAAAAGGACCCAATGTTGTAGGATTAGGATGGATACACAGggattagagtgtgtgtgtgtgtgtcagcttaCGTTGTTTTGATGCCGGGGCAACAGCGCAGCGCCTTCCAACTTTCTTCCCCAGGAAGGTGAGGGACAAGGAAACGTTCTCTGTTCCCGAGGAGTTTACGTACATGGTGCGTGTCTTTAAGAGgggctttatgtgtgtgtgtgtgtccacgttggtgtgtgtctatgtgcagCAGTATGTCATAGCATGTATGGTTTGAATAATGGCACCTTTTCCCCAAAGCTGTAAGGCAAGCAAAAAAGTTTAATGTGCAACCAAAACACAAATCTTGTAATTACCTGACAAGTGCACCGTGAAAACAGTTATTTAGGACACTAATTAAGTCACAGGGAGAACACATTCCCTGATGAATTCAAGAGAACGCCGTGCCCAACTATTTcggctttctgtgtgtgtgcgcgtgtctaaTTTGGTCTACGCAGCAGAAAATGACACAATCGACACATCTGGATCAGACCAGTCTCCAGCAGTCAGGAGGCAGGACAGTACCATCAACAACTGGCCTCCACATGTTGTTCTGCCCTGTCAGCTAGCCCTCTCTACATCCAGGCAGGAGTAGACGATGCCAGAGTTTTATATAAGCTCCCACACCGAGTAAACATGAGGACCCTGACATGGTCAAAGAGTCCGTCGGTCACCAATGCTTCTGGGTcatcaatgcatacatttcaaTTGAACGATCGCAAATATATTCTCAGCGTGGCCCAAGGCAAAAAGGTGGTATCAATTGTACCACTCATGTAGCTGCTcagtgttgccatggtgagTATGTCTACCTATTCACCCAATCGATGGCTAGCAAAATGAAAATCTGAAATCAAATCAGTTCCAGAAGGCTGGATTTGATGTAATTTACCTGAGATCAGATCTGAGGCCCTCGGGGTAGCTGTGGTGCGGCAGACCGGCTGTTCCTGTACAGGTATAGACGGACAGCTGGGAAGCGATGGACTTACTCAGCCTTTTGGGGAGGGAACGAAGCTCTCAACACTGTTTAAATATTAAACCTTCAGAGATGGGGTTTCAGCTGGTATTAGCTTGCCCGCGCTAGCCAGCCAAGGGCCTCCAAACTGTCCTCGGGTTTCCAGTGAGGGAGATAGAGATTGTAACTGGACGCTGCCTCTTTATCTGTCGGTccaggagaccccccccccaccaccaccaccaccaccaccaccacctcaacCATGTTTGTATCAGGGTCATGCTTCAAGTACGTACTCATTCATCCAGACACGGGCCCATAGACTGTGGTTTGTTGTAGTATCCAATCATGCTAACTGACGTCAGTGGCGAGGGTCAAAGCCTGCCATTGAGTTGGTAAATGGAGTCCGGTTCTATAATACCACAACTCCCTATTTGGGAATCGTGGTGTCTGTTCTCCAAGCCCACAAACCCACCACTGCTGATTTGGTTTCGCTTGGCGGTGTCACACAAGGCTTCTCCAGCAGGACAACGAGGTGCCAAACTGCTTCTGTCGTTTGCGGAAGTGAAAGCATGATGTCTGGGCACAAACTGACATCATCTGCTGAACACAAGTGGGCCTAAATCTCTCCTGGCGGCTTATAATGAACATTCAGACTTCCTCTTCAGGAAATAACCTtggctcccctcccttcccttcccttggCCACTAGCCAGAATACCTTGCACCAATGAGATTCCTGACTTGGAAAAAGCACCACTTCCTGTCACCGTTTTTGCTCTTAAGCCCCTTTGAGCGTCATCTATTGTTTAGGATGGACAGGTTGGACGGGTAGGTGGTTAATAGGTAGTGTTAGGTCTCAGTTCTCAATCATGCAATCAACAACTTCATACACACCCTACCCTGAGGGAAGCATCACTAGCTTCTAGGAACGTCTCTTCAGGTACTGATGAAATCATCGGGTTCAAGAGTTTGTAATCTTTCGCATGAGTCAAGCACGCCCGTTTCCTCACGTTTTGTTGCGTAAGCACGTTTCGTTgagtagtcatttagcagatgctattatccagagcgtaACCAATAACACAAGTTATATTTCTTTTTATATTGAACAGTTCCAAACAAGTCTTTGCTTAAACTTCAATTTTAAATCTGCCTGTTTTGGAAAGATGCAACAAAGTTGTCCTTTCACTAAAAAGGCACGAGTTGCACGACTGAGGAAGGGGATAAAATATTTGCATCAAAAAGCATTTTCTAAACAGATCTGATATCAGCCTGCTTCGCACGTgtaaaaaatatacatttcactTCCAGTTACATTGTTATTAGATCCATTGCTCTACGGCAACTGTATGGAAACTTTTTGGCGTCAGTTCAGCGCTTGAGAATAATCCTCAGTCTCGCAACCAGCTGTTTCCGTCCAATAGCAaagaagagagagtgtgggctgGACCGGTTGTTAGGTGTGGTTTATCCGTGTGTATAAATACACGAGCGTTGCTCTTAATATTCCCCTCTGCATCACAGAGAAACCCAATCGGGACAGACTGGTAAGATGCTCAACTTTATCGTACATTGGTCTATGAGTAACATGAATCGTTTTCTAGTCGTTAATGCTTTCTGTGATTCACATATGTAATTGTGCTCAGGTGGAGTATAGTGGGTGTGGCGCGTCAAGGAAAATGTGGGTACGCCCGAAGAGCTTCATGTTCGAAGTTGTGTAAAGAAGTCTATCTACATGTCCAGAAGCAAGAACAAATTATGATAGTTGTCTATCTCATTTGCCGCAGTGTGGTGTCGGATAATATTTAAGCTACTTTCTGAACGTTCAGTTAGGCGTGGTCACCAGATTTATTTTGGTAGGAAGCAGAACTTGATTTGTTCTACCAGAATTTCTCCATCCTGGCAATAAATGCCTTTGGTTGCATGTTAAGTGTACAGTGTCTGTGTTTTATGTACTGTGTTGTTCATCTGTTCTTTGGAGGGGACAAGGAGATAAGCAGAAACAGTCTGCATTACTAACTTAAGCTAGCCTCAAACACTAAACATTAGACCTAGTATTTTATAACCTAGTTTTGTCTATTCTTCTTAAACTTGATGCCTGGTTTTGTGCTGTTTGTCCCTCTGcagaccccagctccagaaTGTCCTTCATTCAAGAGTTCCTCAAGCAGACCGTCTATCTGGGCATGCCCGATGACTCAGTACGACCACACTCCGGTTACTGCGCCAACCACTCACTTCtgctcttttttctcttcctgtGGTATGCTTGTGTGGAAAAACTTAGCTGTGTGTTTAcacggaggaagggagggagggggagaagaaggagggatATTGATAGAGAATGactgagacggagagagggagggagagcagaagtTGCAGAACTAGGCGTAGAAGGAAAGAGGCACATCAGAAAGATGCAGGGTGAAAGGAGAGCCACGAAGTGAAGAGTTAAGAGGGAGATATGACCATGTGAGGGCCATGACTCATGGGAGAAGGAATGTGAGCCCCTCCCTTCAGAAACACAACTAAAAAAACTTcagctttctctccttttctttccttgAAAAACCTATGGCCGTGTTTTACAGGTCTATCTACTTTGCCTCATTTCTGTCTCGTACTCCTCAAGGCTGTGCTATTGCCAGTTACTTCTGTGTCCACGTTACAAAATCCGAAATGGTATGTCTCATCGTCTCTCCCACTCCCAGACCTTGCCCAATGAGGGAACTGTAAAGCCAGACCCCCACTTCAGTGCCAGTGGTGATGCAGGCATATTGGATAAGGCCATCAAAGCTAAaggtgacttacacacacacacacacacacacactgtgcatcaCTGCAGAACCGAGAACCATGGCTTGTCAAACACAAAGAccatgtgagcgtgtgtgtacatgttacTGTTCTGTGAGTGTGGCCGCTAGATCTTGTGCAAGGAGCCAGCCTAAGACCAGGGTCTTGTCTGGACAGAGTGGTGCTGCTGTAGTTCcacgtcacttcctgtgtgtaggACAGACGGTGGTGTGACGGCGTTTAAAAACAGACTCCCCGTGTGTAGGTGTGGATGAACACACCATCATCGACGTCCTGGTGAAGAAGAGCAACGCTCAAAGACAGGAGATCAAAGAAGCTTACCAAAAGGCCAGCGGGAAGGTATGGCAAACCCGACCCGTGTGTGACCGTCCTTGTTACAcacactcgtgtgtgtgtgtgtgttgatggttgtgtgtgtgactgccctGACCGTGCGGTGGGTTTCCCCCAGCCGTTGGAGGGGGCTCTGAAGGCAGCCCTGaagggggagctggaggacgtCGTTCTGGCTCTGCTGAGGACGCCAGCCCAGTACGATGCTCAGCAGCTTAAACTGGCCATGAAGGTatggagtgcacacacacacggacactgtAGATGGTGGCAGAGAGTGAAGAAGCTACACTGAAAGAGTTGTGAAATATATGTATCTGTACTGAGATATTGTCATGGTTTTATTCCTGCTGGGTAGTTAAATCCACTCGCATGCAATCCTAAACCAATGTGTCTCTGCCCTGTTTTTCTGCCTTTATCCCACTTGACGGCAGCTATTGAGCTGAAGTTGTGCTTTTGATTGATAAGTCACCAGACAAGTtttatctgtttctctctcccccccccccccctctctctcagggtttGGGAACAGATGAGGACACTCTGATTGAGATCTTGGCTTCCAGAACCAACAAGGAGATTGTCAAGATAAGGAGCGCTTACAAAGAAGGTGTGCTACCGCGTAGATATACAGTGCTAGACAAGGAACGCTAAATCTGGTCCCAAGTTTTGTATACGCTCTGCGTGTGATACAGCACAGTCCCCGCTCAATCCTCATCATCTATTCAATTGTCGTTGctagaatttaagaaggaactGGAGGCTGACATCAAGTCGGACACAGGCGGAGACTTCCGGAATGCCCTTCTCTCACTTTGCAAGGTGTGTATCAGGGAGGGtgaggtctgtgtgtctggacgtgtgtgtgtaacggAAAAGGAGTGGCAATTCTGGTCCTCCTGAATGCTCAGGATTCCACACGGACTGAACaagtttctttcttttccccctgTACCTGCCTCCGCCAGGCGGCCAGGAGCGAGAGCCTGACTGTGAACGACGAGCAGGCGGACAGCGACGCCAGGGCCATCTACGAGGccggagagaagaagaagggcaCCGACTGCTCCGTCTTCATCGACATCCTCACCACCAGGAGCGCCCCCCAGCTGCGGAAAGGTGAGACCCTCCGGCAGGCAGCCACCACGTCCCAACTGGAAGCTGTTCGTTGATAGGGCAACGTTTGGTGGCACATTCAGATGAGTACTTTGAGGTAGGGGTGGAGCTCGGTGGTTCGAGCATTTGCCGGCAGATTAAGAGATGGCTGATGATGACGCCTTATTGTAA of the Hypomesus transpacificus isolate Combined female unplaced genomic scaffold, fHypTra1 scaffold_31, whole genome shotgun sequence genome contains:
- the anxa1a gene encoding annexin A1a — protein: MSFIQEFLKQTVYLGMPDDSTLPNEGTVKPDPHFSASGDAGILDKAIKAKGVDEHTIIDVLVKKSNAQRQEIKEAYQKASGKPLEGALKAALKGELEDVVLALLRTPAQYDAQQLKLAMKGLGTDEDTLIEILASRTNKEIVKIRSAYKEEFKKELEADIKSDTGGDFRNALLSLCKAARSESLTVNDEQADSDARAIYEAGEKKKGTDCSVFIDILTTRSAPQLRKVFERYSKYSKVDVAKAIDLELKGDIESCLIATVKCAGSKPAFFAEKLNLAMKGSGTRTKILTRIMVSRSEVDLTRIKQEYKKMFGKTLYQDILDDTKGDYERILLALCGEN